ctttatCATTTTACTTCTTCTGTGGAGGAGATCACACTTCTCATTTCCATATAACAGAAGTATACAGTGACAAGGACTGCCTACAAGAAGGTCAAAAAGCACCATTAAAGTACCATCTCTTTGAgcttttgttatttaaaaaagttttaaaggtgccctagattcaaaaattgaatttaccttggcatagttgaataacaagagttcagtacatggaaatgacatacagtgagtctcaaacaccattgtttcctccttcttatataaatctcatttgtttaaacgacctccgaggaacaggcgaatctcaacataacaccgactgttacttaacagttggggtgtatgcccccaatatttgcatatgccagcccatgttcaaggcattagacaagccagtaatgacgtctggatgtgcacagctgaatcatcagactaggtaagcaagcaaggacaatagcgaaaaatggcagatgaagcgataataactgacatgatccatgatatcatgatatttttagtgatgtttgtaaattgtcttttaaatgtttcattagcatgttgctaatgtactgttaaatgtggttaaagttaccatcgtttcttactgtattcacggagacaagactgtcgttattttcatttttttaaacacttgcagtctgtaataatgcataaacacaacttcattctttataaatctctccaacagtgtgtaatgttagctttagccaaggagcactatcaaactctatcaaacaaatgtaaacatccaaataaatactatagttacgcgattagacatgttgcataacgaacactttgtaaagatccattttgagggtcatattagctgtgtgaactttgtttatggtgtttaaggcaagcgcgagctcttggggtgtggagcacgagatttaaagagGCCGCGTACCctgcgcatttataatgataggcagttaaaaaaatgtataaaaaaaaaaactatggggtattttgagctgaaacttcgcagacacattcaggggacacttaagacttatattacatcttttgaaaacatgtttctcggcacctttaaacttgTTGTTAAGAGAACAACACTGAAGTTTACCATTTCAACTTGTTTTTGTAAATCAATACTGTGATAATACTGTATACCATGATAAATGTTTCAGCAACCATTGTGATACAAAAATTTGATATCATCATATGCAAGTTCAAATTAAGATCTGCCACAAAGGGGAAGATTTTCAGCAAAAAGCAAAGCTATCATTTTACTTAAGCGCACAAGTCACActagacctttttttttttgtcctttttggagtTTGAAAGTGTGATTCACCAGCTGCTTTCATTATATAGAAAAGAACAGACcagaaaatatgtaaaataccttcttttgtgttcgatagtagaaagaaagtcatgcagctttggaacgacatgaggctgagtaaatggtgacagaattttcttttttgggtaaTCTGACTCTTTGATGATTGCTCCACCCTGTAGGTTTGTTGTATTATGCTGGACATGGTTATGAGAACTTTGGGAACAGCTTCATGGTGCCTGTGGATGCCCCAAATCCATACCGCTCAGGCAACTGTCTCTGTGTTCAGAGCATTCTGAAACTGATGCAGGAGAAGGAGACTGGACTCAATGTGTTCCTCCTTGATATGTGCAGGAAAAGGTGGGATAATACACTGTATTCAAATTGATAATTCATACATTGGTTGTCATCATTCTAACACTAATatattgtttcagaaatgtacatgaTGACGCCATGCCAAATGTCATGCTCAAAGTTACAGCCAATATTGTGTTTGGATATGCCACGTGAGTTTTTCAGTGTCTTTCTTTTTCATCCAGAAATAGCATGCTGAAGTACATTTTGTTCTCTATCTGACATGTTATGCtgctatatattatttttgtgaaGTTGCCAAGATGCTGAGGCTTTTGAGTTGAGTTCAAGTGGATTCACCAATGGAGTCTTTATCAAATTCCTGAAGGAGCGCCTCCTAGAGGATGAGAAGATAACTGTTCTGCTAGACAGTGTGGCTGAAGGTGAGGGAAGGGAACCATGAGCATGTTAAAGTTAAATGAAGCATTACAGCTTTTATTAGTTAAATTCTGGTCCATTAAGCTCAAACAAATGATTAACTGATTTGAAAAGAGTACTATTTCAGTACTTAGTTATTTTGCACTATGACTACTACTTCTGCTAAACGTAATAATTTCAAAGATTaactttggaaaaaaatataattgaaataTGTCAGTTAAACATGTATATTTCATCTACCTGTGCTTGGTGTGTGTCTTCATTATCAAACAACTGTACTGATTATTTGTAGACATGGGCCAGTTTGACCCCACAAAGGGTAAGCAGGCTCTAGAGATCCGCAGCAGCCTGTCAGAGAGACGTTCCCTCACCGATCCCATCCGCCCCGGGGACTACTCAGATCCAGCTGAGGCACACAACCTGCTCTGGTCTAAAGCACATGGTACTTTCAGTTACTTCAAAATATTGTgcaattcatttaaataactGTAGAAAAAAGGTTCACATTTTTGTCAAGATGTAAGCATTGGTAATTTTAGTCAAATTTAAacacaatattaataatttaaaaaaggcatatttaaaaaaaatacattttagttgcaagtaatgtgaaaaacaaaatcaaaatcagTTATTACAATGTATCAGATCAAAATCTATCCAAAAACgtaatgtgttaaatcatttattaaattaagtaACAGTTAAAttggtttattttaatcaacCATATTCTGTCTTCTAACAAATGTTtagtgaatttttattttgctacagaattattgttttatcaacagtatgttttaattaaaatcatGTCATTATGTCATGATGATGCATATTTTTCACCTCTTTTTCATTATTGTTGACAATACACCCCAAAAGAAAATCTTGTTGATGATATTAACACTGATGATATTTCAAGATAAGTGAAATAGGAACTGGAAATCAAACTAATGTAACATTTGCAAATGTTTCATCTGTTTTGACCCAGAACTGCCAGAGAGTAAACTTCTGGACTTTGACTGTGGAGTTCAGATAAAAATGGACTTTGCTGCCGAGTTCTCCAATGTGCTGGTCATCTACACCAGCATTGTGAAAAAGCCAGAGGAGATGCAGTCATGCCAGGCACACATAACTAACCTTCCTCTGGTAAGTggtctttgtttttattttaatgaaagaaTCTGCAATGtctcattatttattcatatacactaccgttcaaaggtttggggtcagcaagatttaaaaaaaattaagaagcACATTTaaagaatacttttattcagcaaggatgcattaaattaatcaaaagtgacagtaatcacatttataatgatacaaaaacatctgtttcaaataaactcctttgtactttctattcatcaaagaatcttgaaaaaatgtatcatggtttccacaacaatattaagcagcaatactgatttaacattgataataataataaatgtttattgagcacccATACAGCATATCAGGGCCCGTATGTATAAAGCCACTCAGAGTAAAATTTTAGTCTTAAGTGTCTCAAAATTCTAAGAATGACGTAATTTTActcttattcttagacttaagaATAAGTGTGATTCATAAAGTTTCCTAAGTGTCAAGACTAAGTCTTAGCTCTTAAATTATTTAAGAAAGCTGGAGAGGTGTCTTAACCTAGTTAAGAGTAACAAGATGGCAGCAAAAAAGAGGAGATATATGCTTTCCAATGAAGATATGATGTATTGGAGTTATATGATGACATGGAGttgataaaatgatataaacttgattgacaattctttttgtaactgacctaataagaaatgtaataactttaaataaatgtaataaatgtaataaatattacttaaacaataattaatatgtttaatgcattttaatacatttaaaggtgctgtatgcgatttctcaaattcgttgttgaacactgttgattatttgaaatcaacccaaacaaacccacccctttCTTCATTGCGCCGCCACCAAAACTCGCACTCCAATCCTAACCTCTGAGTCGCCACCCTGCTCTGAGTTGGTCAAGAACCCCGGCCCGATCGCTGCTGGCATGTGAGGCGAATGCACTACCAATGATTTTgcttctttataaaagtctcctACTCTTAGAAAACTCCTACTCTTTACTAAGAATTTTTTGACACTTAAGTCAAAAATTCAGACTATTCTTAAGAGCATTTCTGAGAAGTTTTATACATACGGGCCCAGACcatgtggcactgaagactggagtaatgatgcttaaaattcagctttgccatcacaggaaaaaaatatattttaaaatatattaaaatagtaaatctttattttgattaaagaaatgtagccttggtgagcataagaaacgtttttcagaaacataaaaaattttactgaccccaaacttttgaactagTGTACATCCAGAAAAATAAGTGAAATAGTAATCAGGCTAATTATTTAGCTATACAGtataacaaattttttttttttgttatttaagtACAATCTTAATTGGATCAATTGCATTCTTAAATTTTTTCCATAATTCCtctattaaaacatgaaatGTGTTTCTTAACATGTGTTTACAATAAACATGAATGCTTTGAATCTTGACTTTGAAGGACCTGGATGTAGACCCTAAGCTGATGAATAAGGAAACTGTGGAGGAAACGGGAAGCTTCTTACTTTCAGGCAGTCTTCCTCAGCACTGCCTCTACACCAGACTCAGCTCAGTGCAGAAACTCAAGGTACATCTCAAGATTTCGTCAACACATCATAATCTAGAAAGACTGATTCACAACAGTTCTGTAGCTAGATTGGgattcacaatacatatttaattcaaaactaCATTGatcctttttttcttctcacaCTTTCTTCCTGTTTTACAGGAGGAATTAGCTTTCACAGTCTGCCTACAAGTCCAGTTTAACTCCCTAGATGACATGGTCCAGTGGAACATGGACGTTAACATCGGCAAGCCTCTCACCGCCAAACTGGATCTCAACCGGCCCACCAGGAAGAACAGCTGCCAGCTGACGTGTCACATGCCGCACAGCCCCTCGACCAGCCCCAGCCACAGCCCCGCATGTGACCGCCGCTTCCACAGCCAGAGCCCCTGCTTCCCCCAGCAGTACGCCAACCCCTACCTCAACGTCTGTGAGCCTCTCCACGGAGCTGTTGGAGGTTATGAGGACTTTCGATTGTATGGTGACCATACATATCAATACGAGAACATGCCATGCTCACCCTTCCTGAACCCACCGAGCATTCCCATTGAGACCACTGATGACATTGATGACATGCAGAATGAGTTCATGAATAGTTTACAACTCTATAACAATCCTTGAGTGAGTACAAAGTGCGAAACAGATGATTAAAGACAAAAGtccacccaaaatgaaaattcttatcCTCATGCCTTCCTAagatatatgactttcttttctcagttgaacacaaacaaagatttTTAGAATAATAATCTATCTCTGTGAGTTCCATAGGCATAGTGGGATGagtgggacatgtccccaccactttttgcaagggtcgatattgtccccaccacttttttgAGACATCTCGCTACACAGATATACTAAAAGCAAATGAAACCTATCCAGTTGATGTTcatttgtgttaaataagagcCGTTCGTTGCCCGTGTTATGAGTGGCAGAACTTTCTCTTTTTGTTCGTGCATAGTCTATACAATCattaatgaccatctgtgattTTAATGAGGAAAACAAAACTATATGAGGGCAGATTAGGAACTGAAACCTCTGACATGCTTAACAAAAGTTCTACCACCAGACCATTAGGGAATCCAAATGCTTATTGTAAATCTATGTATTTATTCACTAACGTGAAGAATCTCAGGactaacaatatattgtattatagatATATAGTAGGTGTTAAGAAtgaaactcacaattaaatcaCATTAAACATGAGTTCTTAATTGTTCTATTGAAATTGATTTCTAGACAtcgtaatgttatttttttctacaaTTGTTATTGTACATATAGCAcacccccccacacacacactttttaaaacaaagttacgccactgtTGAGTTCATATAATGCAAGTAGATGGGATCCTCAAagttgatgcttcaaaaaccaCAGAAAACAAGCACAATGCTAACCCATATGACCCCAGTTGATGAATCAATAACTTCTGAAGCGAAACGatgtagtgtgtgtgtaaatatcaCACAGGTTGATGTAAGCGTGTTGTGAAACTCACGTGAGAAGTGATGTCCTGTGTGCTCTGTGTTACTTTTTGCACTTACATCATGCTTCAGAACATGGTGACGTTTACAGCAAGCGAACTTATGAACCCGCATGTGACAGTTAGCCAATggtgatatattttttaaatattagtaCTTTTCTTTTACAGACCTATCATTTCACTTCATAAGACATTGATTCATCAACTGGGGTAGTATGAATTACCATGGTGTTCACTTTGTGTGGTTTTTGAACTGTCGGCTTGGGAGATCCCATACACTTCCATTATATGGACTCAAAGAAGtggattattttgataaaatattcatttgtgttcatctgaagaaagaaagtcatatatttGGGacggcatgagagtgagtaaatgagagAGTTTTCATTGTGGGTTTAGTATGTTAAAGGTGAGGGGGGTCATTTAAGTTAAAATACTGTCTCATATCCCATCTTAATGTTTAGACTATAAATCAATTATGAGTAATCCATTGATAAATTGACtgcattatttttgcatttgccTTTGGTGGTGGTAGTGATGCAAAAATTATATCCCAGGTGGTCATGTCTAACAGTTTTCAGTCTGCACCTTCATGTGACTAACTTATGGAaccttcaaaatattttatcgTGAAGAAAATATTGTAACATACTGTGAACTGTAAGTATTTAGTGGTTTAGTATTTAGTGTTAAAAATCTCATCATATCTTTACATTTAAACATATCTTTTTCATGTGGATTTTAAAGAGTTATTTAGAAaaataacctttatttttaaataaaaagtgcaTGAATCATatataatgattattttttaacatgtaGATGTTGGTCATAAGTCATAACATTGACTTTGCAATTTAAGATTACTCAGTATTAAGTCAATcacagtttgatttttttttttttttttaaagaaagaaaaagaagatcaaggaacaaaataaaaacagattaaGATAAAAAAAGAACCAAATGAAAGGACTCTGAATAAATTCACAAATTAATTTCTGAACAATGACATTGATTTCTTAAAGAGTGATCGACATCAGGTTATTGAAACTATTAATAGTTTCACTGCATAAGTAAATGAGTGTCAGAATTCGACAACTAGATAACTTTAACGTCTTCTACACATTACATAACAGTGCACTTCTCCTCAGCCTTGGATTTCATCTCCACAAACGTGGCCTGAGCCTTTTCTTTGATCTGCCCCATATCCATGTTCTGAAGGTTCTGCATTTGACCCATGATGGATTCCTTTTCCTCCTCCACTGGCGCTTCTCCATCCACCATCTTAATCAGTTCTTCTGGCACGTCAATGTCATCTCCGGCCTGCTGAATCATAATCTCATCCTGTTCGCTCTGGGAAAAACAATCAGCatgtaaatcaaatataataaaGAAATCTTAATAGCTGTTCTTTGCTTATATTTTAAGGATTATGTAAAAAtggataaaaatgaaaattataccaTTTGGTTCCAATTTAAAAAGATATATTTAGATAATAATTGCGGTTGCCTCTGATGCCTTGCAGTTATTGTTAGACTggtactaataataataatttgtattattttttgtattattttcacatatgaaaataaaacccCTAAATTTTGAATATGTGGTTACATCTTTGCAAAATTGTAAGTTTAGTTAaaagcagggttgccaggtcagcacaacaacaacaacaaaaaatagcccaatggccaatcaaaactaatcaaaaatgcaattttctttGTCAGGGGGTAGGTCGAAGTGCCGAATTTGGACTTCCAGGGGGGGGTCTGGGGGGTGAGGGTGCAGGGAGGTGAGTGTTGGAGCACTGAAATGTTACACCGATAAGGTGGGGACGCAGAAAAAATCAATCCTGGGCAACAATTTAAAAGGACCCCAATTCCGCTGGTAAACCGCTGATTTTGTAACACTGGTTAAAAACCTAAACCTTAAACACTACATTACTTTAATTGCATCACTGTAAGTATagattttttggtaacactttacttgaaggggtgtgcataagactgacatgacaccttcataatcatgacatgacatgtgtcatgaatatgaaggaggttttatgaatgtttataacaactgtcattaagtgtcattcgctcaattatgtcatttttaatgcaaagatgacattgtttgagatgtccgagttatgacaacttgacataaaccaatacatcgtaacctgtcagtgtctttgtcatgacaacttgacatcatttagctttatgggttaacattgcattaaactgtcatgtggttggttttgacattggctgtcatgaggccattataatagtgtcatgaatatgtatcttgagctcaagtacagtggtacaaattgaacttgtcattaaaatatcattaagtgacaatactctgacaaataatttaataacagcgtcatgactatttttcatttcatgttttttttttcaagtttcctccaacagaaggtcagataatagacaatttcaaatttcgtaaaaaagattacactgttataaaataatggtaacactttattttaaggtcttttaactagttgcttattactattagcattcatatggctaaaatattggctgttttttagtacttataaagcacatattaatgccttattctgcatgatcttattctacattcttaatcctacccaatacctaaacctaacaattaactataataagcagtaaattaagagtttattgagggaaaagtcatgattaatcgtttatatacgtgttccctatactgaagtgttaccaaaataaagtaaagtaatgttaacccataaagctaagtagttttttaagtttgataattaatctgctatgtcatgtttatgacaggttatgatgttttgctaatgtcacgttgtcatgacaaagacactgacaggttatgatgtattggtttatgtcaagttgtcgtaacaaagacatctcaaacaatgtcatctttgcattaaaaatgacataattgagcaaatgacatttaatgacagttgtcataaacatgcataaaacctccttcatattcatgacacgtgtcatgtcaagataatgaaggtgtcatgtcagtcttatgcacaccccttcaagtaaagtgttaccgattttTTATTAGTGGTTCTCAACCGGGGGCAAGACTCACTAGAAGGGCCTCAAGAggactttaatttaatttaaaataagaccaaacaagtattaaaataagttaaaaaaacaaaagcaaattgtatatttcttattttacttCACccgtctttttctttttaagaacCAGAGATAGCCTAATTATAAAAGACTGATTTATACACTTGGAAAGGCCATATAAGTTAATAAAATCTTATAGGCTACCTCCCTTAACTGGCATTTGTTATACATTTTCCCTAGGGAGTTAAACCTCTCTAAAGATGATTTCCAGTAGGCTATAACCGTTCTTATGAATGAGTTTTCATTTCAACAGATGTCAATCAACATGAAATCTTGGTAAATTGGTGGCAAATTTTtttagccccgccccttttcagcgctgtgttcgttgtgttctgtcttccggtttgtatttccacagcatgaaggtaagatcttatggatttatgaatgaaccgctcattttaaaatcttcccggtctactgatATTTGTTATGAAATCcgcttcaaacattacaatgctcatgataactttcgcTAAGTCTACAagaagtaaatccacttcaccagctaattactctTTGAGAGgtatgccatagaaatatacagaactaccattcaaacacaaaattctaaagatgggtgcgtgcttgtttctctggcgcaTAAGGTCAGTGCTTTTAAAGCTCACTTTAGAGAATCACTGCAGGTGGTTAAGCCCTATACAGCCAGAGTGACTATTTTAGGCTTACTATTTTATGACTTAATCTCCTGCCACAATCTGCCAGGGAAACTTTAACTCACTTGATACTTTAACCATTGATGTGATTAATGTGCTGCATACAGTCAGCAAGGGACAGGAATAACTCAATTAAGGCAAGATACCTCAGGTGAATAGGATAAAAAATTAACTAAGTGATGTCACCATACGTCCCCAGttgatttattacatttaaaggattagtccactttcaaataaacttttcctgacaatttactcacccccatgtcatccaagatgtccatgtctttctttcttcagttgaaaagaaattaaagtttttgctgaaaacattccaggatttttttccatatagtggatttcaatgggcaccaaacagttgaaggtcaaaattagtttcaccataatgttttaaccataaatgctcatcttgaactagctctcttcttcttctctattagaatcccagcagtgtagacactgctaagtgtattactgccctccacaggttaaagtttgaactgaattgtcatatataatatgctagtgcaagtatataacaattagttcaaactttgacctgtggagggcagtaatacacttagcagtgtctacactgctgggattctaatagagaagaagaagagagctagttcaagatgagcatttatggttaaaacttatataattttcaaattttttcagaaaatgagcaatggttttactagataagaccattatgtctcatctgggatcgtgtagaacaatttgaagctgcagtgaaactaattttgaccttcaactgtttggtgcccattgaaatctactatatggaaaaaaatcctggaatgttttcatcaaaaactttaatttcttttagactgaagaaagaaagacatggacatcttggatgacatgggggtgagtaaatgatcaggaaaagtttatttaaaagtggactaatcctttaagaattgcattttttatattacaatttttttgaGGAATAAAActttgtatatatttaacatagACAGAAATAAAACTATAAAGTTTTGT
This DNA window, taken from Megalobrama amblycephala isolate DHTTF-2021 linkage group LG4, ASM1881202v1, whole genome shotgun sequence, encodes the following:
- the malt1 gene encoding mucosa-associated lymphoid tissue lymphoma translocation protein 1 isoform X1 codes for the protein MSDLNDNSLNINFLKESVLKRLCESLDKANNKGWRKLGEIVKSDRRFKVSLDDMDMCSLKALEADGSPSRSLLKLIGDQGCILGELVEFLQIMGHTDALQYLKPPGIQILVQPQSVAVIAGHNLRLSCCAVGASHVQFQWFKKTEEVYNSSSPDLVFSPVQVKDAGFYICRVNCGSTYEFSHWAQVDVLDVPPRYGLVSLALEGRPRVLIQPQPQRLLVGDLLYLECGAIGRPLPQYQWYRNGGPIKKANRRKYTVKNLLPEHEGRYRCEIFCNNERTWSNEVDVVVIENPCHSEMKEPRISLQISGAMECSEDDFLTVEKDYLHEKPYATDKVALLIGNLTYRNHPQLKAPMVDVYDLTNLLRQLNFKVVSLLDLTESEMRNAVEEFLSLLHKGVYGLLYYAGHGYENFGNSFMVPVDAPNPYRSGNCLCVQSILKLMQEKETGLNVFLLDMCRKRNVHDDAMPNVMLKVTANIVFGYATCQDAEAFELSSSGFTNGVFIKFLKERLLEDEKITVLLDSVAEDMGQFDPTKGKQALEIRSSLSERRSLTDPIRPGDYSDPAEAHNLLWSKAHELPESKLLDFDCGVQIKMDFAAEFSNVLVIYTSIVKKPEEMQSCQAHITNLPLDLDVDPKLMNKETVEETGSFLLSGSLPQHCLYTRLSSVQKLKEELAFTVCLQVQFNSLDDMVQWNMDVNIGKPLTAKLDLNRPTRKNSCQLTCHMPHSPSTSPSHSPACDRRFHSQSPCFPQQYANPYLNVCEPLHGAVGGYEDFRLYGDHTYQYENMPCSPFLNPPSIPIETTDDIDDMQNEFMNSLQLYNNP
- the malt1 gene encoding mucosa-associated lymphoid tissue lymphoma translocation protein 1 isoform X2, with protein sequence MSDLNDNSLNINFLKESVLKRLCESLDKANNKGWRKLGEIVKSDRRFKVSLDDMDMCSLKALEADGSPSRSLLKLIGDQGCILGELVEFLQIMGHTDALQYLKPPGIQILVQPQSVAVIAGHNLRLSCCAVGASHVQFQWFKKTEEVYNSSSPDLVFSPVQVKDAGFYICRVNCGSTYEFSHWAQVDVLDVPPRYGLVSLALEGRPRVLIQPQPQRLLVGDLLYLECGAIGRPLPQYQWYRNGGPIKKANRRKYTVKNLLPEHEGRYRCEIFCNNERTWSNEVDVVVIDDFLTVEKDYLHEKPYATDKVALLIGNLTYRNHPQLKAPMVDVYDLTNLLRQLNFKVVSLLDLTESEMRNAVEEFLSLLHKGVYGLLYYAGHGYENFGNSFMVPVDAPNPYRSGNCLCVQSILKLMQEKETGLNVFLLDMCRKRNVHDDAMPNVMLKVTANIVFGYATCQDAEAFELSSSGFTNGVFIKFLKERLLEDEKITVLLDSVAEDMGQFDPTKGKQALEIRSSLSERRSLTDPIRPGDYSDPAEAHNLLWSKAHELPESKLLDFDCGVQIKMDFAAEFSNVLVIYTSIVKKPEEMQSCQAHITNLPLDLDVDPKLMNKETVEETGSFLLSGSLPQHCLYTRLSSVQKLKEELAFTVCLQVQFNSLDDMVQWNMDVNIGKPLTAKLDLNRPTRKNSCQLTCHMPHSPSTSPSHSPACDRRFHSQSPCFPQQYANPYLNVCEPLHGAVGGYEDFRLYGDHTYQYENMPCSPFLNPPSIPIETTDDIDDMQNEFMNSLQLYNNP
- the cplx4b gene encoding complexin-4b, with translation MSHDGMSREEYEEYQKQMVEEKMERDSEFATKKAERACLRTCLRDKYRLPKSEQDEIMIQQAGDDIDVPEELIKMVDGEAPVEEEKESIMGQMQNLQNMDMGQIKEKAQATFVEMKSKAEEKCTVM